The genome window GCGCTTGCCGGGCGCCATCACGTTCGCCAGGCCGGGGTCCAGGTTGAACTGGCCCATGCGGTTGCCCAGCCCGAATCCCCAGCCCGGGATCATCGGCGTGAAGGTGTGGCCGTCGCTCTCCGTGAGAGAAAACACGTTGCCCTCGGCGTCCATCACGTTCAGCGAGGACGTGTCGAAGGCGGGGGCTCCCGAATCGGCCGCGTCCGGCCCCCGGCCGTCCTGCGCAGCGCCCGCGGGCAGACCTCCATACGCCACGAAGCTCGTGGGCGCGCCGTCGGCCACCGCCGCCATCCGTGCCGGGTCGCCCCACGGAGGCATGTCCGGAAACGCACGGTTCTCGTCGATGAGCCCGATGCGTTCGCGCGCGTACGCCTTCCCGTACAACCCCTCCGGAGCGGGCGCGAAATCCGGGTCCCCGACGTACCGGTGGGCGTCCGCCATCGCGAGGTCGATCACCTGTGAAATGAGGTGGATGTACTCAGGCGTGTTGTAGCCGAGGGCGCGGAGATCGTAGTTCTCCAGCATGTTGAGCATCAGGATGATGCGCGGCCCCTGGCTCCATCCGTCGCCGGTGTGGACGTCGTAGCCCTTGAAGCTGGTGCCGAGAGGTTCCTCCCACCGGCTCTCGTAGCCCGCCATGTCCTCGTAGCGGACGATGCCGTCGTGCTCCCGGAAGAACCGGTCCACATCGCGCGCCGGGTCGCCCCGGTAGAAGGCGTCCCGAGCGGCGCGGATCCCTTCGGAACGGCTTCCTCCCGCCGCCAGCGCCCGCCGCTCCGCCTCCGTCATGTAGCGGATGAGCCGCCCCAGGTCGGCGTTCACCATGAGATCGCCCAGACGCTGCTCGCCGACCCCGTTGGGGAACCAGAAGTCGCGGTTATAGGGGAAGGCGAGGATCCCCTCCGTCTGATCCCCGATCATCCACTCCTGCATCTTGTAGAGGTGATAGCCCTCCTCGGCGACGCGCAGCGCCGGCTGCGCGGCCTCGCCGAAACTCAAGGTGCCGAAGCGGTCGAGAGCGGCGAGCCAGACATCCACGTCGGCCGGAATCAGCGCGTTGTTGATCGGTGACTTGCCGTGTTCGAGGAAGTAGTCGAGCGTGGCCAGCGCGGGTGAGGTTCCGGCGCCGACCCGGGCGATCACGCGGTCCTCGGCGGCGCTGTAGAGGATGAGCGGCGCCACCCCGGTCCAGCCCGCGTAGTCCATCTTGAGCACCTTGAGCGCCATCCCCGCCGTCACCCCGGCGTCGAACGCGTTGCCTCCGGCCCTGAGCACGTCGTACCCGGCCTGCGTGGCCAGGTAGTGTCCGGAGGAGATGACCCCGTGCGTGCCCATCACGCGCGGCCGCATCGCCTCGACGTTGTCGGCGTCGTGGACCGGGCCGTGACTCCGGAACGGGGCGATGGTGCCGAAGACCCCTTCCTCGGCGGATGCGGCTTCGGCGGATGCGGCTTCTGCGGACGCGGATTCCGCGGGAGCATCCGTCTGCGGTCCGCACGATGCGGCGAGCGCCACAGCCGCGACCGCGGCCATACGTGCCAGGGGCTTCATCGCGTCATCCTCCTGTATCTTCCCTCGTTCCCACACTCCTGAAGCTACTCCCGGGAATCGTCGCGGCAACGACGCGCGGGACGTTCCCGCGGGAACGTCAGACCGCGGCCGGTGTCTCCGGCGGCCCCGGGGTCCCCAGCGTTTCCAGCGTCTCCAGCGCTTCCAGCGCCGTCAGGGCGTCGGCGCGGCCGTGCGCCTCCGGGAAGAGGTCGAGGGCGAGGGCGGCGATGCCGGTCGCGTTGGCCACGGCGAAGCTGATGCCGCTCAGGTTTCGGGTGGGAGGGACTCCGGGGATGGGGCGCGGGTAGCCGGACGCGTAGAGGACGCGGCCCCCGTCGCGGCGGCCGACGCGGACGCTGTGCCGGGGCAGGTCCCAGTCGAGGCACACGCCGAGGGCGCCGGGGAGGCTGCCCGGGAGCTGAAGCTGTCCTTCGTGCGAGAAGGCGGCGATGACGAGCGTTCCGGCCCGCGCGGCGCGTTCGACGGCGGGCTGCAGCACCTCGATGCGGCTCTGGCGGGGCGTTCCGAGGCTCAGATTGGCCAGCCGGCAGCCGCGCTCCGCGGCCCAGTCGATCGCCTTCGCCAGCGTCCGGGCGCTCGTGGCCAGTTCGTCGTGGAAGACGCGGGCGACGTGGACCCGCGCGCCCGGCGCCTTCTCCTGGATGGCGGCGGTGACGGCGGTCCCGTGGCCCAGCCGGTCGGTCAGATCGTCGTGGGCCCGCCCGTCGGGCGTGAACGCGACCCCGCCCGCCAGGAGCCCCAGGTGCGGATGCCCCGGATGCACGCCGCTGTCGATGACCGCGATCGAGACCCCGCGGCCGGTCCGGCTCCGGAGCGGCTCCCTCACCCGGCGATCCGCCCGTCGCGGAGCACCACCACGCGCTCCGCCCGCCGCGCGAGTTCGGGGCGATGCGTGATGAGCACCGTGGTCCGCCCCCGCATCAGCGCCGCGTAGCCCTCCAGCACCTGCGCCTCCGAGGCCGGGTCCAGCGCCCCCGTCGCCTCGTCGAACACCAACACGGCCGGATCCGCCAGGAACGCCCGCGCCACCGCCACCCGCTGCCGCTCCCCGGCGGAGAGCTGCCGCCCCCGCTCCCCGACCACCGTCGCGGCCCCCTCCGGCAGCGACGTCAGCAGCCCGTCGAGCGCGGCCGCCGCGAGCGCCCCGCCGACCTCGAGGTCCGTGGCGTCGGGCCTCGCGTAGCGCACGTTCTCGGCGATCGAGGCGTGGAAGATGAACGGGTCCTGCTCCACCACGGCCACGTTCCGGCGCACGTCGGCCAGCGCGAGCCCCCGCAGGTCCCGCCCGTCGAGCAGCACCCGCCCGCCGTCCGGGTCGAGCTGGCGCGAGAGCAGGTCGGCGATCGTCGACTTCCCGCTCCCGCTCGCGCCGACGAGCGCGACCACCTGCCCGGCGGGCACCTCCAACGACACGCCCTCCAGCACCTCGCCCCCGCGCCCGAAGCCGAGCCGCACATCCTCCAGAACCAGAGCCCCCGCAGCTCGCCCCAGCCGCTCCGCCCCATCCGCCTCCGCCACCTCCAGCGGCGTGTCGAACAGTTCGTGCACCCGCACCAGCGACGCCCGCGCGCTCGCGAGGTTTGCGTACAGCCCCATCAGCGCCTGCACCGGAAAGAGGAGCCGCATCTGGTACGCCATGAACGCGACGAACGTCCCCAGCGTCGTCGCCTCCGTGATCACCCGGTAGCCCCCGTACAGGAAGACGGCGGCCGTCCCCGCCTGCAGCAGCACCCCCGGCAGCCCCCCCGCCAGGTACGTGTACCGGCGCATCGAGAGCAGCGCCCGCACGAACCGGTCGTTGTGACGCCCGAACCGCGCCGCCTCCCGCTCCTGGGCGTTGGACGCCACCACCGTCCGCACCCCCTGCAGCGTCTCGATGAGGAAGCTCCCGATGTCCGCGCTCCGCTCCCGCAGGTGCGTCACCCGCCCCTCGAGCCGCCGGCGGTACCTCACCAGCGCCCACAGGCTCGGCGGCAGCGCCACGAGCCCCGCCAGGAAGAGCCGCGCGTCGAGATAGACGAGCATCCCCACCGTCCCGATCAGGAAAAGCACGTTCCCGAACAGGCCGAGCGCCGCGTCCGCCGTCACCCGCTGGATCTCGCCGATGTCGCTGTTGATGCGCGAGACGATGTCCCCGAACGGCGTCCGGGCGTAGAAGCGCGGCGAG of Candidatus Palauibacter australiensis contains these proteins:
- a CDS encoding S8 family serine peptidase — encoded protein: MREPLRSRTGRGVSIAVIDSGVHPGHPHLGLLAGGVAFTPDGRAHDDLTDRLGHGTAVTAAIQEKAPGARVHVARVFHDELATSARTLAKAIDWAAERGCRLANLSLGTPRQSRIEVLQPAVERAARAGTLVIAAFSHEGQLQLPGSLPGALGVCLDWDLPRHSVRVGRRDGGRVLYASGYPRPIPGVPPTRNLSGISFAVANATGIAALALDLFPEAHGRADALTALEALETLETLGTPGPPETPAAV
- a CDS encoding ABC transporter ATP-binding protein, with protein sequence MIRDPHLRRALAYVRPYAGALLPVVLLSTAGTALGLALPYLSKAMIDDAILGGDFPLLLRIVGLFIGITILGFGANVASGMRYTRVSAGILFDMRLALYRHLQRLSPRFYARTPFGDIVSRINSDIGEIQRVTADAALGLFGNVLFLIGTVGMLVYLDARLFLAGLVALPPSLWALVRYRRRLEGRVTHLRERSADIGSFLIETLQGVRTVVASNAQEREAARFGRHNDRFVRALLSMRRYTYLAGGLPGVLLQAGTAAVFLYGGYRVITEATTLGTFVAFMAYQMRLLFPVQALMGLYANLASARASLVRVHELFDTPLEVAEADGAERLGRAAGALVLEDVRLGFGRGGEVLEGVSLEVPAGQVVALVGASGSGKSTIADLLSRQLDPDGGRVLLDGRDLRGLALADVRRNVAVVEQDPFIFHASIAENVRYARPDATDLEVGGALAAAALDGLLTSLPEGAATVVGERGRQLSAGERQRVAVARAFLADPAVLVFDEATGALDPASEAQVLEGYAALMRGRTTVLITHRPELARRAERVVVLRDGRIAG
- a CDS encoding gamma-glutamyltransferase — translated: MKPLARMAAVAAVALAASCGPQTDAPAESASAEAASAEAASAEEGVFGTIAPFRSHGPVHDADNVEAMRPRVMGTHGVISSGHYLATQAGYDVLRAGGNAFDAGVTAGMALKVLKMDYAGWTGVAPLILYSAAEDRVIARVGAGTSPALATLDYFLEHGKSPINNALIPADVDVWLAALDRFGTLSFGEAAQPALRVAEEGYHLYKMQEWMIGDQTEGILAFPYNRDFWFPNGVGEQRLGDLMVNADLGRLIRYMTEAERRALAAGGSRSEGIRAARDAFYRGDPARDVDRFFREHDGIVRYEDMAGYESRWEEPLGTSFKGYDVHTGDGWSQGPRIILMLNMLENYDLRALGYNTPEYIHLISQVIDLAMADAHRYVGDPDFAPAPEGLYGKAYARERIGLIDENRAFPDMPPWGDPARMAAVADGAPTSFVAYGGLPAGAAQDGRGPDAADSGAPAFDTSSLNVMDAEGNVFSLTESDGHTFTPMIPGWGFGLGNRMGQFNLDPGLANVMAPGKRPRNTNSPLLVMKDGEPFMGLSTPGGDQQMQCLLQIFLNVVVWGMSPEQALDQPRFGSYNFPATGSEVNRNPAVLYMEDRIPAETAEALRAMGHDVRSWGLWNWRAGAPTVTWRDPATGVMTAAGDVRRETASLGY